One genomic window of Campylobacter fetus subsp. fetus includes the following:
- a CDS encoding HK97-gp10 family putative phage morphogenesis protein, translating into MNKIFKNFMFKVGAEVVNDSKAIAPFKTGNLKKDIQVFKADQTSVTIGNSKLAPYAKFVHFGTKPHIIRVKKAKALANKKAGLCFGKQVNHPGTKAQPYLEDGLNNYISSSGLARAKEDLAKDIRDKILNDVKKALKL; encoded by the coding sequence ATGAATAAGATTTTTAAAAACTTTATGTTTAAAGTAGGTGCAGAGGTTGTAAATGATAGCAAGGCTATAGCGCCGTTTAAAACAGGTAATTTAAAAAAAGATATACAAGTATTTAAAGCAGATCAAACAAGCGTAACTATCGGGAATTCTAAACTTGCGCCTTACGCTAAATTCGTACATTTTGGAACAAAGCCGCATATTATCAGAGTTAAAAAAGCAAAAGCTTTGGCAAATAAAAAAGCGGGGTTGTGTTTTGGTAAGCAAGTAAATCATCCAGGCACTAAGGCTCAGCCTTACCTAGAAGATGGTTTAAATAATTATATAAGTAGCTCGGGGCTTGCAAGGGCTAAAGAAGACCTTGCAAAAGATATAAGGGATAAGATTTTAAATGACGTTAAGAAGGCTTTGAAATTATAG